Proteins from a genomic interval of Ignavibacteria bacterium:
- a CDS encoding VOC family protein: MTTDDFNPDSISELTFTDISLGPVYLVSRNLERTINAYSDFLGFEILKQDDDYISFGLDGKEILNFKIDPDARAKAPTDAGLYHIAILLPERRDLAKFVQMLIDSNIRFASADHLVSEAIYLYDSDGLGIEVYWDKPSSEWVWENDKVKMDTLPIDIDVLLDEIEDINDVWDGVPAGTKIGHIHLQVPDLKTAEDFYTKTLGLNLTSTFPGALFLAADGYHHHIGLNNWHTKGIAQSDDNVAGLRAFDITIPDPTIFESFKRRVSKLQPNIGINDNEIELRDILNNRILVKTLSE, translated from the coding sequence ATGACAACGGATGATTTCAATCCTGATAGTATTTCAGAGCTGACGTTCACTGACATTTCACTTGGCCCTGTTTATCTTGTCTCGAGAAATTTGGAAAGAACAATAAACGCTTATTCTGATTTTCTCGGGTTTGAAATCTTAAAGCAAGATGATGATTATATCTCATTTGGTCTCGACGGAAAAGAAATTCTGAATTTTAAAATCGACCCTGATGCGCGCGCCAAAGCACCGACCGATGCAGGGTTATATCACATTGCAATTTTACTTCCCGAGCGCCGCGACCTTGCCAAATTTGTGCAGATGCTCATTGATTCAAATATCAGATTTGCCAGCGCTGACCATCTCGTGAGCGAAGCGATTTATCTATATGATTCCGATGGACTTGGGATAGAAGTTTATTGGGACAAACCAAGCTCTGAATGGGTTTGGGAAAATGACAAAGTAAAAATGGATACCTTGCCAATAGATATCGATGTTTTGCTTGATGAAATTGAAGACATAAACGATGTCTGGGATGGCGTTCCGGCCGGAACGAAAATCGGACATATTCATTTGCAGGTTCCTGATTTAAAAACAGCAGAAGATTTTTACACGAAAACTCTCGGCTTGAATTTAACAAGCACTTTTCCTGGAGCATTATTTTTAGCCGCCGATGGTTATCATCATCATATCGGTTTAAATAATTGGCACACTAAAGGAATTGCTCAATCAGATGATAACGTTGCCGGACTAAGAGCATTTGACATTACAATTCCGGACCCGACAATTTTCGAATCATTCAAAAGAAGAGTTTCAAAGCTTCAGCCGAACATAGGAATTAATGACAACGAAATTGAATTAAGAGATATTTTGAATAACAGAATACTTGTAAAAACACTCTCAGAATAA
- a CDS encoding YHS domain-containing protein, protein MKNLSLLALLFLAMVALSSSSTAKINFDKPQSGDSAICVVSGETIEDGKGTKLMYLGKEYNFCCEGCVGEFKAASIKYTDGKAICPICNHDDGKESITSTYNETAYYFCTKGCKEKFEKDPEKVLEKYNQ, encoded by the coding sequence ATGAAAAACCTATCATTATTAGCACTATTATTTCTTGCTATGGTAGCGCTTAGCTCATCTTCAACTGCAAAAATTAATTTCGATAAACCGCAGTCAGGCGATAGTGCAATCTGTGTTGTATCGGGTGAAACTATCGAGGACGGCAAAGGTACAAAGCTGATGTATCTTGGCAAAGAATACAATTTCTGTTGCGAAGGGTGCGTCGGTGAGTTCAAAGCGGCATCAATTAAATATACAGATGGTAAAGCCATTTGTCCTATCTGCAATCACGATGACGGTAAAGAGTCTATTACTTCAACCTATAATGAGACAGCTTATTATTTTTGCACTAAAGGATGCAAAGAAAAATTCGAGAAAGACCCTGAAAAAGTTTTAGAAAAGTATAATCAGTAA
- a CDS encoding outer membrane beta-barrel family protein — MKSTLLILFLTLCFSNLYSQNSFNDGVIKGYVYDNISKTPLEGVSVQLIKPDSSISGGAGTDATGYFIIENIAQGRYRLILSIAGYNRKGTNINLTDASQKIINLDTIYMNSGTETEEIVVEGEKSFIEFDAEKKIFNVENNMNVTGGTVIDVLKNLPSISVDIDNNVSLRGGQKIKFMINGRPVHGNITRILEQMPADQLSSVEVITNPSAKFEAEGSTGVINLVLKKFDDSGVNGQIGLNGGTGDKYGSNFNMNYRKTNQYNLSGSYDYRIRNMPFSGTSSRTSFFNPDEYLSNQNSDGRMRREGHNARAEFEYFLSPNDILSLGGNYGKSNRKNGDTDNLFIYNTSNALTENSITKSEGTDDGEDYGANITFNKLFKNPKQTFITDLSYSFDKDNDLETKTTQYIFPTGQQNEITQNNSTDKNNQVVLQSDYVHPFSKETRFETGIRYNWRDREGQNFYYNFDNTTSQYVLDPALSDNFKFTENIGAVYGIYTSRLDNFAYSVGLRGEYSTFKVQQFNFNSEASRNRFDVFPSISLSQTLGMTEEVNLSYSRRVRRPGYRELSPVTRIQSPISQSRGNPDLTPEFVNSFELNFSKFFNTVAVIPSVFYKWTTDKITRVTELIDSNVILSYPINASEEKSYGGELILNASIAKIINLNGSVSYYKQEIESDTLGTNSGFTFSGRMFANVTLPWDAGLQITYFYTGDRITPQGQMDGFNIFDVALRKDFLDKKLSFNFRVSDLFNAGNFNSTINTGLYSQTFSRLRDSRVFTLSVTYKFGTEDKNRTRTKKPRREQQEQEPDIEEF; from the coding sequence ATGAAATCGACCCTACTAATTCTGTTTTTAACTTTATGCTTCTCAAATCTTTATTCCCAAAATTCATTTAATGACGGCGTCATAAAAGGATATGTCTATGACAACATCAGCAAGACACCTCTTGAAGGAGTTTCAGTGCAATTAATAAAACCTGATTCGTCGATTTCAGGTGGAGCAGGAACTGATGCAACGGGATATTTTATTATCGAGAACATCGCGCAGGGAAGGTATCGCCTCATACTCAGCATTGCAGGATATAACCGCAAAGGGACCAATATAAACCTGACGGATGCTTCACAAAAAATAATTAACCTTGATACGATTTATATGAACTCAGGAACAGAGACTGAAGAAATTGTCGTCGAAGGCGAAAAAAGCTTCATAGAGTTCGATGCCGAGAAGAAAATCTTTAATGTTGAAAACAACATGAATGTAACCGGCGGAACGGTGATAGACGTTCTTAAAAATTTGCCCTCAATAAGTGTCGACATAGATAACAACGTGAGCTTGCGCGGAGGTCAAAAAATAAAATTTATGATTAACGGCAGACCTGTTCATGGAAATATTACAAGGATTCTAGAACAAATGCCTGCAGACCAGCTTTCATCTGTTGAAGTGATTACAAATCCATCTGCTAAATTCGAAGCTGAAGGTTCAACAGGTGTTATAAATTTAGTTCTGAAGAAGTTTGATGATTCAGGTGTTAACGGTCAGATAGGTTTAAACGGCGGGACGGGCGATAAATATGGTTCGAATTTTAATATGAACTATAGAAAAACAAACCAATATAATTTATCCGGTTCGTATGATTACAGGATAAGGAACATGCCTTTTTCAGGTACTTCATCGCGCACAAGTTTTTTTAATCCTGATGAGTATTTATCAAATCAAAATTCCGACGGAAGAATGCGGCGTGAAGGACATAATGCGCGGGCAGAATTTGAGTATTTCTTAAGCCCAAATGACATTCTATCACTCGGTGGAAACTACGGAAAGAGCAACCGCAAAAATGGTGACACGGATAACCTGTTCATATATAATACAAGCAATGCTCTGACCGAAAATTCAATTACTAAGTCAGAAGGAACCGATGATGGAGAAGATTACGGCGCTAATATTACCTTTAACAAGTTATTTAAAAACCCAAAGCAGACTTTCATAACAGACTTAAGTTATTCATTTGATAAGGACAATGATTTAGAAACAAAAACGACTCAATATATTTTTCCTACAGGTCAGCAGAATGAAATTACACAAAATAACTCAACCGATAAAAATAATCAGGTTGTTTTGCAGAGCGATTATGTTCATCCGTTCAGCAAAGAAACACGGTTCGAAACGGGTATAAGATATAACTGGAGAGACCGTGAAGGTCAGAATTTTTATTATAATTTTGATAACACAACAAGCCAGTATGTTTTAGACCCGGCATTATCAGATAATTTTAAGTTTACTGAAAACATCGGAGCGGTTTATGGAATTTATACAAGCAGATTAGATAACTTTGCATATTCAGTCGGACTTCGCGGCGAATATTCTACATTTAAAGTCCAGCAGTTTAATTTTAATTCCGAAGCCAGCAGAAACAGATTCGATGTCTTTCCGAGCATAAGCTTATCGCAAACTTTGGGCATGACCGAAGAAGTAAACCTAAGTTATTCAAGAAGAGTCAGAAGACCGGGTTACCGTGAACTTTCACCTGTCACAAGAATTCAGAGTCCCATTTCGCAGTCGAGAGGCAATCCCGATTTGACTCCTGAATTTGTAAATTCATTTGAACTTAACTTTTCGAAATTTTTTAACACTGTTGCCGTAATTCCTTCCGTATTTTATAAATGGACGACAGATAAAATCACGAGAGTAACCGAGCTTATCGACAGTAATGTTATACTTAGCTATCCTATTAACGCATCAGAAGAAAAATCATACGGAGGAGAATTAATTTTAAATGCTTCAATTGCGAAAATAATTAATTTGAATGGTAGTGTTAGTTATTATAAACAGGAAATTGAATCCGACACTCTCGGCACTAACAGCGGATTCACCTTTAGCGGAAGAATGTTTGCAAATGTGACTTTACCCTGGGATGCGGGTTTGCAGATAACTTATTTTTATACAGGTGACAGAATAACACCGCAGGGACAAATGGATGGTTTCAATATATTTGATGTTGCTTTAAGAAAAGATTTTCTTGACAAAAAATTGAGCTTCAATTTCCGTGTTTCAGATTTGTTTAATGCAGGGAATTTCAACAGCACAATTAATACAGGATTATATTCACAAACATTTTCGAGACTGCGCGATTCAAGAGTGTTTACTTTATCGGTAACTTATAAATTCGGAACCGAAGACAAGAACCGCACAAGAACAAAAAAACCAAGACGTGAGCAGCAAGAACAAGAACCGGACATAGAAGAGTTCTAA
- a CDS encoding tetratricopeptide repeat protein, which translates to MKKNIYNYLIIIVCVVAAYYNSLQNTFVFDDESVILGNQSLTSLSNIPKFFTGEEGFHKIIGKYYRPIVSSSYNIDYAIWQLNPFGYHLTNLLIHLIATLILFRLLQILFYKYKYGALAALLGTIIFAVHPIHTEAVSWVSGRTDSFVTLFFFAAFLYYLKYINFDNTNKQDEPKYLALSLIFYALGLLTKEMIITFPVVIILFDWIYRQQPLSSVLKNFKTYLYFIVLSIVYLIVRYFALANVPDRLNYMYFINDNFVTVAGTMLKTVPLYFKLLFYPHPMLYHYNGVLSDANSFSELTVILSFVFLLNLIIGAVILYKKFPEISFCIIFFIISLLPVMNIIPTMNLMAERFLYITSFAVSLLIAYIFAKVINNENKNVLVVIVLIISGIYFYLTVQRNMDWKDNDTLYATGEGIDGSVLLVNAGNLYANKQQYDEAEKRFRKAIEVRYNSVLAHHNLGLVYLLRNQLDSAEMEIKKGIEIDSLAPDGYFQLAQIYKTQGKIDKAIEQLERLQSFSPNYKESIMLIETLRRVPQDSTTKYFDMNSDQMQIFNLERKSFESYQQQKYTEAISYLEELIKLDPSKKSGYLNNMGLCYREMGDLDNAEKCFNEALSLDEKNVNAINGLAEVLLRRGKKSEAINYYKKVLEINPTDAYAKQRLDSLSQ; encoded by the coding sequence ATGAAAAAAAATATTTATAATTATCTCATAATCATTGTTTGCGTTGTTGCCGCTTATTATAATTCGCTTCAGAATACTTTCGTATTTGACGATGAAAGCGTAATTCTCGGTAACCAGTCATTGACTTCCTTATCAAACATTCCGAAATTTTTCACCGGAGAAGAAGGGTTTCATAAGATAATAGGGAAATATTACCGTCCTATAGTTTCATCTTCATATAATATTGATTATGCAATATGGCAGTTAAATCCGTTTGGGTATCATCTTACAAACCTGCTCATTCATTTAATCGCTACATTAATTTTATTCAGGTTGCTTCAGATTTTATTTTATAAATATAAATACGGCGCATTAGCAGCTTTGCTTGGCACAATCATTTTTGCGGTTCATCCCATTCATACCGAAGCAGTAAGCTGGGTAAGCGGAAGGACTGACTCCTTCGTAACGCTGTTTTTCTTCGCAGCGTTTTTATATTATCTTAAATACATAAACTTTGATAACACAAACAAACAGGATGAGCCGAAATATCTGGCGCTCTCGCTGATTTTTTACGCGTTGGGTTTGCTTACCAAAGAAATGATAATAACGTTTCCGGTTGTAATTATTTTATTTGATTGGATTTACAGACAACAACCATTAAGCAGTGTATTAAAAAATTTCAAGACGTATTTGTATTTTATAGTACTTTCAATTGTTTATCTTATTGTCCGTTATTTCGCTCTGGCAAATGTTCCGGACAGGTTGAATTATATGTATTTCATTAATGATAATTTTGTAACTGTGGCGGGAACGATGCTGAAAACAGTTCCGCTTTATTTTAAGCTATTGTTTTATCCGCATCCGATGCTTTATCATTATAACGGTGTTCTATCCGACGCAAATTCATTTTCTGAACTAACTGTTATACTCTCGTTTGTATTCCTTCTGAATCTTATCATAGGAGCTGTTATTTTATATAAAAAATTCCCGGAAATTTCTTTTTGTATTATATTTTTCATTATATCACTGCTGCCGGTTATGAATATCATTCCGACAATGAATTTAATGGCGGAAAGATTTTTATATATTACGTCATTTGCAGTTTCTTTACTGATTGCATATATATTTGCCAAGGTCATCAATAATGAAAATAAAAATGTTTTAGTTGTGATTGTTCTGATTATATCCGGAATATATTTTTATTTAACTGTCCAGCGAAATATGGATTGGAAAGACAATGATACTTTATACGCAACGGGAGAAGGAATTGATGGTTCCGTTTTGCTTGTCAATGCCGGGAACTTATACGCAAATAAACAGCAGTATGATGAAGCTGAAAAACGTTTTAGAAAGGCAATTGAGGTTAGATATAATTCAGTTCTCGCTCACCATAATCTCGGATTAGTATATTTATTGAGAAACCAGCTTGATTCTGCCGAGATGGAAATTAAAAAAGGAATTGAAATAGATTCACTTGCGCCTGACGGTTATTTTCAGCTTGCGCAGATTTACAAGACACAGGGAAAAATTGATAAAGCTATTGAACAACTTGAACGGCTTCAGAGCTTCTCGCCAAATTACAAAGAATCCATTATGCTTATCGAGACACTCAGAAGAGTGCCTCAAGATTCAACTACGAAATATTTTGATATGAATTCAGATCAGATGCAGATATTCAATCTTGAAAGAAAATCTTTTGAAAGTTATCAGCAGCAAAAATATACAGAAGCAATAAGCTATCTTGAAGAATTAATAAAGCTTGACCCGAGTAAAAAATCGGGATACCTGAATAATATGGGCTTATGCTATAGAGAAATGGGTGATTTAGATAATGCAGAAAAGTGTTTTAATGAAGCATTATCGCTTGACGAAAAAAATGTTAATGCAATTAATGGGCTTGCCGAAGTACTTTTGCGGAGAGGCAAAAAAAGCGAGGCAATTAATTATTACAAAAAAGTTTTAGAGATAAATCCAACCGATGCTTATGCAAAACAGCGGCTGGATTCTCTTTCTCAATAG
- a CDS encoding peptidoglycan endopeptidase, giving the protein MKRTSNIFLSLFLLLLFFQDASAQQYAVAKIFTPVLNTPDFESVFGGNKGNRVKLDNKGLIREMEFIAFPNTVFNILEVIPKNGYDMYRVTTDDYQYKGDFYIDSRFVTLIDTKIQDREQLRPKNEIILENLKTMDGYPYMWGGNVADGISEMLEYYQPKTNLSENTESLWKLRGVDCSGLIYQATGGTTPRNTSSLITYGSPVEIQGLSASEIKSKLRPLDLIVWNGHVIIVLDENTVIESTPDPGVHKSDLLSRLQSVMSERTAVNDWETTSGKRFVIRRWAE; this is encoded by the coding sequence ATGAAGCGAACTTCTAATATTTTTTTATCCCTTTTTCTTCTCCTATTGTTTTTTCAGGATGCATCGGCGCAGCAATATGCCGTTGCAAAAATTTTTACGCCTGTTTTGAATACACCTGATTTTGAGTCGGTATTCGGCGGAAATAAAGGCAATCGTGTCAAGCTTGATAACAAAGGGTTGATACGTGAAATGGAATTTATTGCATTTCCCAATACCGTATTTAACATTCTCGAAGTTATTCCCAAAAACGGATATGATATGTATAGAGTGACAACGGACGATTATCAATATAAAGGAGATTTTTATATTGACAGCAGATTTGTTACCTTAATTGATACCAAAATTCAGGATAGAGAACAGCTTCGTCCAAAAAATGAAATTATACTTGAAAATCTGAAAACAATGGATGGTTACCCGTATATGTGGGGCGGAAATGTTGCAGACGGAATTTCAGAAATGCTTGAATATTACCAGCCGAAAACAAATTTATCCGAGAATACAGAATCCCTGTGGAAACTTCGCGGAGTTGACTGTTCGGGATTAATCTATCAGGCAACGGGCGGAACTACGCCAAGAAATACTTCTTCATTGATAACCTATGGTTCACCTGTCGAAATTCAGGGACTATCGGCAAGCGAAATTAAATCAAAGCTTCGACCCCTTGATTTAATTGTGTGGAACGGTCATGTCATAATCGTTCTCGATGAAAACACAGTAATCGAAAGCACACCTGACCCGGGAGTTCATAAATCAGATTTGCTCTCACGCTTGCAGAGCGTTATGAGTGAACGAACAGCTGTAAATGATTGGGAAACAACTTCAGGAAAGAGATTTGTAATCAGAAGATGGGCGGAATAA